Below is a window of Agathobacter rectalis ATCC 33656 DNA.
ACTTTCCTTTTGGAAATTTGCTTTCTTTTGTTTACAAGTATGTTATAGCACCATTATTAGCACTCGTCAATAGCGAGTGCTAATAAAAATTATAAATTTTTTATTAACTGAAATTTCTTATGTTTCCCAGCTCCATTTCATATACTTCATCACAAAGCAGCTCGATATCTGCGGGATTGTGGCTTGCCAGAAGTATGAGCTTTCCCTGCTTTTTAAGCTCCATCAAAAGCTCACGTATATCAGCCACACCGTGTTTATCGAGTCCGTTCATCGGCTCATCCAGTATCAGTATGTCCGGCTGCTCCATGATTGCCTGTGCAATCCCAAGGCGCTGCCTCATTCCAAGACTGTACTTGCGCACCCAAAGTCTGCTGTCCGGATCAAGTCCTGTTATCTTAAGAGCCTTACGTATCTGATCATCCGTAACCTTTCTGCGTATTCCGGCAAGCAGCCGTAGATTTTGCAGCCCGCTGTAATATGGTATAAATCCCGGTGTTTCAATGATTATTCCTGCATTTGGCAAATAATCCACATCTTTTCCCACACGCCTACCGTCTGTTTTTATCTCTCCCTCTGTCGGATGCACAAATCCGCAGATGCATTTCATCAGCATTGTTTTGCCGCTTCCGTTGCTGCCAACAAGTCCATAGATTTTCCCCGGTTCAAGTGTCAGCGAAATATTATTTAAAATTGATTTGCCATCCAGTCTTAGTGATACATTTCTTATTTCTATCATGCTCGGTCCCCCTATTCCTTTACCTGATAATGTCCTGCCCTTGCAAAGCAAAGCACAAGAAGCAGCGCACTTATGGCTCCCAGATAAAGATATGATCCCCACATCGGAAAATTCATCCTGTCAAGATATTCATCATAGTGCAGCCACGGTATCGTAT
It encodes the following:
- a CDS encoding ABC transporter ATP-binding protein, translating into MIEIRNVSLRLDGKSILNNISLTLEPGKIYGLVGSNGSGKTMLMKCICGFVHPTEGEIKTDGRRVGKDVDYLPNAGIIIETPGFIPYYSGLQNLRLLAGIRRKVTDDQIRKALKITGLDPDSRLWVRKYSLGMRQRLGIAQAIMEQPDILILDEPMNGLDKHGVADIRELLMELKKQGKLILLASHNPADIELLCDEVYEMELGNIRNFS